GTTCTAGTCAGAAGATTTTTTGTAGCAGTTGCGGTATACATTCCTAGATAGTGGTTGTCGATAGTTTCGCTTACAAAATGTTTGAAGCAAAAACCATTTCGTGGTCAAAAGAAGGGCCAAAAAGATTACAGTGACCACTTTCAAAGGATGGACTTTTAACGGACTTCCTTTCACGTCATAATGTCCGAGTGAAATGCCTGTCTTTTGGAGAAGTGCGAGTATGTTAAGATACTAAGCCACGCAATAAGAGGAGACTTGAGACCAAGTGCCTGTACTATCCTCTCTAACACACAGAAAAACTACacccaccttattataaaaagcGGCCCCCAAAAAGTACCGTCTTTAATGCTAGGTTCAGCACGCATGATGATGTAAGCCTAGTAGGTAATAGCTAAAGCTGATACTTTTTGAAGACCACGTTTTTTAATAAGGTGCCACAAGTCGTATTTAAAAGGTTTAAATCAATTTCACAGTTCATAAAGGCTAAGGTGTCAACCCTACACCGGGGTATAAAGCCATAAACAAGAATTCCGAGACAAACAGCACATTTAACACTAAACTATCACAATAAAGTAACATTATCGTAACGCCGATCACGTGGCATCCATCCTAATTCTTGTACTTTTTATTGTCTGTACTTTGGAGGAAATCAGAAGGATCCTTATTGGTTTGACAGTCTGAAGTATGAAGTTAGAACTTTAAATCGTATGAGGATAATGAAATATTTGACGCAGATTTCATTATTACCTTTTGCAAATTCTTGCTTCTTTGATGGTGCAAGCGAAGGTTATGTTTTCTTTGGTTGTATAGTGATCGTCAATGTAGTATCTcagagtattttattaatatgtaacaGACTAGCTTGAATTTGTACTCGGGAAGAGCAATAGTTTGATTTTACATCTTAAGTAATATTTGTGCCGCAAATCCAGATCCGCAACATACCGTTGTCCCGTACGACAATATACTCTGACGTCCCAATCCTCAGCACTATCTCTATTTGTCCATCCAAATATACAATGTTGGTTTCAATAGAAAAGTTATtgcgttttcccaacatttttctacaaaaaaatacctaccacAGCTTCACCTACTCATAAAACTTTCATACAAGGCTTAATTTATCAAGTCTTCCCATCGAAACTACTATCGTTTTATTGAAATAGTATAAAGTCGTTATTTATATATCTATGCTACATGTGGGTGCTTCTGAATGTCCGTCGCGATAGTCAAATGGCTGGGAATGGCCTTTATTACACCACACTGTGGTTTTATGgctttatttctatttctatgtCATTTTTGTAAACTTGTTTTTGGCCTATATTGTCGCTTGAAAGTATgatagaaaatatttgatgtccAAAATCTGTGGGCATATTAAAATGGTGTTTCCTTTTCTAAAAGTATAAACTTAGGTTGCGAAAATAGTGTTGGTAAGTCCGCATACTTTTGtagccatttaaaaaatatgttgagcAATTATTTGTCACTTAAGTAGTTTATGTAAGAACACCTTACACTGTAAAAACTTCCGAAAACGAAAGTCGCTTATTCAACAAATCCATTCAGTACCAAAATAATcgataaaaataaccaaaaagaAATTAACGATCTacataaaattctaaataagtCATACCCATTACTTTTAGTTCATAATAACACGAAAAAAAATCCTTGAGACGTCTTTTAAAGTAGAGTTGGTAAATTTATGATAATATGCGTTTGTGGACCACAAATCATAGAGGTGGGTGCGTGGGCGCAGCACTATTATCAAGGCAGAGTTTTTTAGCTCCACATTGTGGTACCAAATGGATGGGTAATTAGGTGAGGACGAAAATTCAAGATACGTGACAAACTAGTTAGAAAGCTATTGTtacaagaaaaaatgttttatgagtaAGACATTCTTGCTATCTCTACAGAATAATTAAATAGGCTGCGGTAGCTTTTTCTGAGAACTTCGCAACTGATATTGCAGTATTTTTTCCCACGAAACCTACTTTCTATACTAATGAACAACTTCAAAAACATCTTTCTTCAACCATCTTTTTCAATACCCATTCAAtaaacatgtacctacctaatttcaTCACAAAAAACAAGCcattatttcaaaacataattttccatTCGCGTTCTAATTTTCTAATATGGTATTAATaaatggtaataaaaaaaactgcgtggaaaccggctgtcgtggtatgggcatgtgatgcggaggaatgagagtcatgttgtgaggaaggtaatgagtatgaacgtggacggatatagtggaagaggaagaccaaagaaacgatggatggattgtgtgaaagtagatatggtaagaaagaatgttacttgtgagatgacgacagatagaagcgtatggaagaagaaaacatgctgcgccgaccccaaataaaattgggataagggcaggaggatgatgatgatgatgttctaatTTTCTAATATGGTATTCTCAGAGTTGACGGCCATCAATCTCTGATGGATGCGATACGCTTGCATCGCTCAGAATAAAAATTTATAAGTCATAAATGTTAATTAACTGACAGCTATGCCGTGCAATAAATCAATTAGTTTAACCAGCAGTTATGTCGGAAGGGAACGGGTTCAATATCTCGCGTTAAGAAAGTAGTGTATCATGTGGAAAAGGTTTTTTGAGCTCATGATGTCAAAAATTGGGACGgtcgaaaatattttgtagcaaCATTAATTTTGGGTCCATATAATTGTtccaaatattttgttaataagatCTTAATATCTACTTGTAAGCACACACTACTCCTTCTACTTGTACACTTATTACTACTTGTAAAACATGCCATGATAATAAAGTGAACTTTGATAGAAAGGCAACTAAAGAAGAACTATTAATCTTAATTGTGGCAGCAATGATTGGAAACAAATTATAAATGGGAATCAACAAATTATTAGCATAAAAACTGTATCTTTATTTGCTTATGAGATTTCTATGAAACAATCTTAAGTAACTGAAGTACGAAAATTAATcagaattattatgacaaagATAAAGCAAGATAGAACgaagaatataaaatacattgaaaatgaaaataaatatctagtTTCTGTCACAATGTAAGTTTCAATAAAGATTGCACGATATAGGTATTCCGAAGTCCATAATATGAAGGCAAAGCTATTTAGTTAAACGCAGGCCTTACATTATGTTGTGTAGGCGAATGTAATCTTCCTTacttgtaacattttattttactaaactAGAATCAGTTTtactttattcttttttaaattcttcaacTTATTTGCCAAAGTCCTTAACAAGAATTTCGGTATCACCATTAAcaaaatcaacttttttttcTCTAGAAGTTACCACGTAGAACTTAATTACTCAAGTATAATTATTGTATACTTTTAAGAGTGATTACGAACGGAAATAACTTTGATTGGACACTCATAAAACAAACAGACGGCCACAAAAAATAAGCAAATCATGTAATTGTTTGAAAACGAGAATGTTAATTACTTAGACTTAGCAGATCTACGAAACGATATTTAGAAGAAGTTTTTGAGACATGAAAGAATGGCACAAGGATGTGGGGTGAAACTAAATGATGAAATATGTGTAAGGATTGATAGTGTTCTGACCTTTGCACTCGTTGGCGTCCCTGGCGGTGGCGCGTCCCCAGGGCCGGTCGAAGTGGAAGGGCTTGCAGCGCTCGCAGTCGCGGCCCGCCGTGTTGTGCTTGCACTCGCAGGTGAGCTGCGTCACGCCGCCGGCAGCCTCGCCCTTCAGCGGCACGCAGCGCGACGCGTGCCCGTTGCACTTGCAGCGCCCGCCCACCGCGAAGTCCGACACCGCGTAATGCTGCGCGCCCGGCGCCGCCTGCTTCTTGCTATCCACCTCGTCGCCCTCGCTCACCATGTGCAGCCGGTTGAACACCACCCGCACGTCCGTCGCCGTCACCCAGTCTTGCAGCACAGGCGAAATGTCAAAGTTAGCAGCGCTGGGCCGACCTTCCAGAGTACTGAACGCAAGACGAGCTCCTCCAGAGCTCTCCCCAGTCAACCTGTGACTGTCAGAGCACCTGGCCTCTTGCTCGTTAGCAGCAGTAACGGTCGCCTTGTTCTGCCGACCGTACACTCGCCTGCACTGACTCGAGTAGAACTGGAAGGGTTGCCAGGTGACGCCGTTGTCCGCGCTCTTGTAGATAGCGACGGAGTCAGGACGAGCGGCTTTCGGACAGAACTGCAGACTCACGTAAGTTAGCTCATACTTCTTGCCCAGTGATAGAGTCAGCGAGACGTTGTCGGGTGGCGAGTCGTACGAGGTCGGCGGGATCGGCGCGGATCGCCAGCACGTCACGTCGTTGGGGTTGTTCAGGTCGGTGAGATGAGTCGGCGGGTGTCGGCGATCAGATCTAGCGGCATCGCATACTCTGCAAGAATTTTCGGGGGGCTGATCGCCGGGAGGATCACAGAGACGCTCGGGTCCTCGTCTTCCGCAAATGGAGGAGGCGACCACGGGGGCCCCGAAAGCAGCGTTGACGAAGTCGGGGAtgcagcggcgcgggcggccATCCTCCATGCAGGGGTCGGGCGGGGTGGCGGCGAGCGCGAGGGCCGCGGTGGCTAGGAGGGCCACGGCGCGGGCGGGCATGCTCACTCACTGTCACTGCACTCGCGTAAAGTTTCCGCGGGAGGGCGTCACGGGCGGCACGTACTCGCCGGTCGACTGCCGCCGGCGGACTGAAGGGGCGCGGAGCTTTGAGAGCTTTGCCGCGGAGGCGCTCGCCTCGGCCGCCGCGCGCACCGCACAGTGAaagtttactatttttaatatcGTGTGTGATTTGATTAGATAGGCAGATAGGTATAAATTACCTCTGTTGTACAAACGACATCAACGAGCGCTCTCAGGTCTGAGTGCTGTCTGCAGTGATTGGCACTCTTGTTATCTGTAATCACTCGCTGTTTAGGAGATTGTTGCAATATATCTTTACATTACCGTACTAttgtaactattatagtaatctgtgctattaTGTCTGCTGTTTTTATTGGGCTATCTACCTCTACATTAGCTATCATGTCTATAGTAAATTGATAAAGCGCAATAGGGACGTTAGGGAAGCGCAATAGGGACGCAGACCTGCGCCAGACGTTTATTGTGCGTGTGTAAGAATGCGGCACTCCACGCACCCAGCGCTGTACCTGAGACTAATTCATAACCCGCTTACCCCTGACCCCCGAGCCCCCGAGCTGTTACCCCCGAGTGTTACCCCCGCTACTGAATCGTTTTGTTTGCAGTCGTATAAAGACTGACTTCATTATGTTTGCTTGTTCTGCCGATTTGTTTTTTGTCGgctgttaattataattttagggTTGGATAATTTGCTATTATGATTTGAGATTTATACCGTCAGTGGAGAATAGGTGTTCTTGTACCCATATGTTAATGATccctaagtaaataaacatgtcATCTACACACAAAATGATTTCCTCAACGCCCTCTTAAAAtttgactatatttttatttgtttccgGATTTTATCAATAAGATCTTTAGAAATTTTCCccgttttgttaaataaataaaaaagtgtacCTACTCCCAAATAtactcaaacattttttttatttttaatgatagtGAACGGAcagtcattataatattatcgttataatgacttaattattatgttaatacaaGAATAGCCAAGTATGGAAAGTTTCCAATTAGTTACAATATAGGCCGCATCGTAACGCCTCGAGCTTACACTTCAGATTAAAGCTGAAAGCTCTTCACAAGCAATGGTAAGCTTCAGCCGATAAGCTGCCTGAAAACCAACCAGTTCATTACTGAAAAAAACGAGTTCCCTGAAAGAATAAGTTTTACCTGTACGGGAAAAATTGGAACAAACAATTCATTTTTTACAGGAAATCGTtaacgtttaaaataaaaagcatttttgGAGGTACGTGTTACTTAACTAATTTTTCAACAGAAACGCAATAACTACAGTATCTTTAATACTCTTATTTTCACTTCGTTTCAGTAATAATTAACCAGACACAAGTGAAACCGAGAGAAACGAATTTTCTACacagtaattaataatatcCTAATCACAAGTTAGACatatttgttctttttaatagtaggtacctacatatcatGGGTGTTGCGAATATGTTCatcaatcattcattcattatcCGCCGACGTTCACTTAATTGAGTAATTAAATACCTTTCACTCACTCGgtcatttgtttgtattttaaaacgGTTTTGTTTTGTGAACGAGTTTTTGGAGCGAACTGGCAACATGCCCGCGGGTTTGTCTACGTTTTGGTAAAATGgtaattttgtatgaacattggtatttattttttgtaaagtaacTGCACTGTAGCTAGTAACTAAATCTACTGGGGAAATATCGGTATTCTATGGCTGACAATAACACCCGTGTTAAATTCGTAATGATAGCAATAAATTGATAACTCACACCTAATTACAGTACCTTTTCATGACATTTACACACCTGAAAACACCACtcaacgaataaaaaaaaccaaACAGTATAAAAATTGCCGACAAACTGCTCGCACATAAAATTCCGCAACTACCCGACTAATTACAAAAAGAATTGCATTCCGGACGTGCATAATTTCATTACACTGCGCTTGAGTGTCCAGATGACTTAGTTACGCTATCTTCCAAAGGCTTAATTACTCATTTCCTACTTCCCTGACCATCCCCCTATATTTTTATGGGCCCCATATTTAATGGTCGAGAGATTTGCACGATTTATGGCGTTTTTCTTGGaggaactttttgttttatgtggttAAAAAAGCTAGTGGGgatatttttcttgtttgtaGTTTGGGTTGTATGGGGTTCGTGTATTAGTGTGGGTTTTAGTAAGATGAAGTTCCCTGTTCACTTTCTTTCTTCCTTACTTTAAAGATTGTATACCTACTTGGATAAATAAACCTGAAGGTTGCTGAATTCTGAACTACTTTTCTTTAGTTTAAacagtattatttatgtaaatacgaaaaacaataacacattacctacattatagAATCACTTTTCAGATCAAGCATACAAATTGGGAATGGTTATTAGAAGAAGGTTCCATATACAAACTTAGGATTTCATAAACATCGTTGAGAAAAGTCGGTCTTACGATCATGGCCATGCTCAAAATTTCCGATAAAAACCTTACGCAGCCAGGTTGTACAGGCTTAATGTTATGACGATTTACATACAAACCTATATTTTCTTATAGGCAAAACAGCCATTGTAAGCGCGTAACGTCTGAACATAATACATCGTTCCTCGACTACAATATTCAATAAGCGCATTGGCACATCAATAGCTTACAACTTAGGTACGTGAGCACTAGAGAACTAACGTGTATTGTAAAACATGGTCGATGCATACAAATCATACGTCTAGTTCTCAATCTTGCAATAGTTTTCATATAAGAAATGCCGAGTtatttttcaaccgacttcaaaaaaaggaggaggttctcaattcggctgtatttttttttttttttttttatgtttgttactcgatttctcaaagacgcctggaccgatttcaaaaattctttttttatttgaaagggtatgcttatcatttggtcccatcgtcaggtcaggatctgatgatggaaaccctgagaaatcgagggcaaccttcgaaagttgtaggcatacttagggtaaaaacttgacattcaggtgcatgcctgaaagcactattcaacagtgaaggtttgaagctgacctgatgatggagaccagagagggtcgagggaactcgacaactgaatatgtaaactacctcgtgtttgggcttatattatttgtattgacgagacctttgcaacagtgcaggtttggagctgacctgatgatggagaccagagaaggtcgagggaattcgacaactgaatataataaaataatgtaaaatacctcgtttttgggcttatattccttgtattgatgagaactttccacatatatggatagtgacaactattcgtatcactgaaaagttgtaaataaaaaacttttttacaaaaaaattaaaccgacttccaaaaacactaaaaagtaaaaaaaaaaacgaattttaggtgcatcggcctagaagtcggtggcaaaattaacttagtaacatccattagacaccgacttctaggccgatgcacctaaaattcgtttttttttactttttagtgtttttggaagtcggtttaatttttttgtaaaaaagtttttttcaaagataaaattcatttatttaaagttggATGATGTTCgtagttaaaattttacaatatgtaaactataataaactacaatataataaacttccgcagcagcgtttaagcctctaaaaaaaaaggttaaaaagaagaagaaataagtaGTGGAACGAACTCCCCAATTAGTATAATCTAAGGCTTTAATATATATGTTAAGTTCTCAATCATTTAGTTCTCAATCAACAAACAATTAGAACGGACAATAGAATCGTCTGTAGTACTGGCTACGGCATCTTATTCGACctattacatttaaatacatacaaagttataaTTTCAAGAGTTTGAACCACTTTCATATTACCCAATCCCGTCTATAGATTCCGGCCTATATTTTCAATCAGCCACATATTCATGAGGCACAATGATTAGCAGAGTATCTGAGTATCGCAGCGTATGATTACGCAAATGCCACGCGTGACGCGACGAGAACAATGCATCGCATGCAATTGTAAGAATGGATGCATCAGATCAGAGATGCAAGGACCACTCCTAGAAATGTTTGTTGCGTTTTATGTGGCGGTTGAAAGGTGTGTTGGTCAATTCATGTGTTATGTTAGTCAATTTAGATGTATTGTTGGGTTGGCTAGATAGAATAGTTTGTTATGTTAGAACGCTTTTAATAAATGTAGTACATGCAGTAGTTGGTATTAATTTCGTACTTATTAGGCATATCATCAACTTGGGATAAAAGCCGGTAGTTAATGAATTATGCTATTAACTTTTTAAGAATATAATTCTTCAGAATCattttatgtaatgtaataactACTTCTTTTAGCTTATGAGTAACCAGAATACCAGACATAGCAATCAAGTTATGAATACCATCCCCATTCAGAACACACCTTCGCAGAATTGAGCTTAAATAAGTCACTACACCAATTAATTTCTATGCAATACCATAGAACACATACAACATTCCCCTAGCAACACCATGTAGCTATCCTGTAAAGCCTGAACAACTGCATTTAGCAAGTGTAATAACATAACTGGCGATACGAGGCCGTCCGATGCGATCTGACGGATAGTCGCACAAAAAGTCGCGCCCAATGGCGACTAATCGCTGCCATTACCCCTGTATGGACTACACGGACATAGAGTAGAGAGTGGTTAGATAGCTTAAGAATATTTTGTGTCTGTTATTTTTGACCTTATTTAACCTCGACTGCTGTCTTATCTTGGGCTGTGCCAATGCGGTGCAGTTTTAATCTACATAGTGTAGTAGTCTAGTTAGAGTCCGTAGAGACACATTGGTTATCACGATCTATTAAGCTATACTAAAATCGTAGggctttttgaaattaattattaactgCAGATAACTTAATAtgcagaattaaatacttttgattTGTTATCTATCTATATTTCCATAAAGATATTTACTACCTAACTGCACCAAAGCAAAGTCTAGTGATATACCAAATTCATAGCAACATTTAAATCACCGTGCCGCCTCTACCCACTCCCAACTCTATACAAACCGCAGGACATTTACGGTGGCGGGCGAACGGACACAAAAACGGAATAGCAGTCGCTGCCTGCTTAGTGGACAATTACTTATCGACGCCGGAGACACGTCACTCTTGTTCCGACTGATATTCTGCTGCTAGGATTACTGTGTTGTAAGGTTATTGATGTTGGGGATACTGAGCATACCTAGGTGATTAACTAAGGttataaaaatacgttaaatTGCACCCCATAGAGCCAATCTCTCAATCGTTTTGTCGCacctttcataatttttaaacgCAATTTTAGTATCAGGTACAACACATTATATCGGCCAAGCTCATAAAAGACCTGTTAGCATACATATTTGCATTGTAGAAAGTAACACCGAAAAATATGATCCTGAAGAATTTCTTAGAGGGTCTAAAAAATAGCGAAGAAACCACTAACACTGCACAAAAACAATGCTATTCTGGTTCCTGATAACAGATAAGGAAACCTACCATAAATCTACCAACACATACCACAACATTATCTGCAGGACTCCATACTTATCGATTTAAGGTCGAGAAGAAAAAATAAGGACCTACCGAAGGGTGTAATCATCGCTTGTTGACATTCCTTCGCGTCGAGCtcaaaactttgttatttaaagtAATGACAAGGCAGGAATGTCTGGAGTTGGCCTGGCCAAGTCTGGTCGAGGGTGGGAACAAATGCGTAAGAGGCTGCCGTGCCCTGCGGTAGGCAAAAGGAGGAACGCAGCGTGGTTTGAGTCAGTGAGGGTCCTGGACTAATTGACAATATTCgatattttctatgaattttctTATCGACACCAAAAAGTGCTAAATTAGAACACCCAACAGACGACCTTGAATAAATATTGTCGTTGTTTTCAGAGACACACAGAACAGACAAACTAACTTCCTGAAAAGAAAACTGCAACAAATAATCTAGAACCCCTTACCAACCTTACCTTTGTAATTAGTCAAACACCCCTAAACTAATAGCCTCCGAAACTTCTCCAGAATACAGCCTCCTTTCTCCCAGTATCAGTTCTTCACTAATCCTGTGAGCAAGATCTCTCGGCTTGTGAGTAAAAACAAGCTATGCGGAAGatgtgcgcccgcgccgcgacACTTGTGAGCCGCGCCGCTCGCACGGTGCGCGTATGGACGCGTGCCTGTGGCTATGATGCTTCTTCTTGATGAGGGAAACTAGGATTGAAAAATAAGGGGATATGGTGCCAGTGAATGATAccgttaataatgttaatgtttaagtaaataaatcaccAAACAATAAacccttaaaattaaaaacaatctCTATGTAAAGTAATCTTTATGGCTGGTGTGTCTTAATGGGCATAATTTGAAAAAGAATAAGTATTCCGTACGAAACTCTTCAGTGAAATCTGCCCATTCCAAGACTAGCTGCAATTTAGAAGTCGAAGAATATACCTATCTGATAAACCTTCATTACATCGTGTGCTAAtgaggtaatttaattttaaagttactgTTAAGGTATCAATACTGTACAAATCCATTTGCCACAACCATTACCGATTCCTACATCCGTGTATAGTTCAAAGAATATTCAGGTAAGGCATGTAGATACAACTCGAGTATCGCACAAGGTGCATTCAATAACTTCATGTTATGATAATCATCGATACTTCATTGGCTGCTAGTTTTTATAGTTCATGGTAAACTTGCCTATCTGGATACTGGAGGCTTATGGTGGTCTGTGGTTGTTGAATTGAGCTGTTATGGTGAATAGTGGGTGTTACTCAAAGGTGGATTTAGACTTTTAGAGGGTATAATATAGCAactgttttatttgtatatctGCAGAATTCTTGTGATGGGCATGGTAATAAAAGGGAATCTGAAAAACATGATACCCCATAAGATTGCCCCACCTACAATAATTGGAATAAGTAGGCATGTACATATATTATGGGAAAGAATGAAGAA
Above is a window of Helicoverpa armigera isolate CAAS_96S chromosome 11, ASM3070526v1, whole genome shotgun sequence DNA encoding:
- the LOC110375555 gene encoding netrin-1 isoform X2 → MPARAVALLATAALALAATPPDPCMEDGRPRRCIPDFVNAAFGAPVVASSICGRRGPERLCDPPGDQPPENSCRVCDAARSDRRHPPTHLTDLNNPNDVTCWRSAPIPPTSYDSPPDNVSLTLSLGKKYELTYVSLQFCPKAARPDSVAIYKSADNGVTWQPFQFYSSQCRRVYGRQNKATVTAANEQEARCSDSHRLTGESSGGARLAFSTLEGRPSAANFDISPVLQDWVTATDVRVVFNRLHMVSEGDEVDSKKQAAPGAQHYAVSDFAVGGRCKCNGHASRCVPLKGEAAGGVTQLTCECKHNTAGRDCERCKPFHFDRPWGRATARDANECKECNCNGHARRCRFNMELYKLSGRASGGVCLKCRHYTAGRHCHYCREGYYRDPTKPITHKKACKPCDCHPVGASGKTCNQTSGQCPCKDGVTGTTCNRCAKGYQQSRSHIAPCIRIPRVVTAVQAMEAVDGDPGRGKYHGAVRPVSRRRSHAKSQQVLQPRLRHNGQGGGPRGERGGRPVGAPGAERAGGVQARAAQPPAPRRHRPARARRGPRLQVP
- the LOC110375555 gene encoding netrin-B isoform X1, producing MPARAVALLATAALALAATPPDPCMEDGRPRRCIPDFVNAAFGAPVVASSICGRRGPERLCDPPGDQPPENSCRVCDAARSDRRHPPTHLTDLNNPNDVTCWRSAPIPPTSYDSPPDNVSLTLSLGKKYELTYVSLQFCPKAARPDSVAIYKSADNGVTWQPFQFYSSQCRRVYGRQNKATVTAANEQEARCSDSHRLTGESSGGARLAFSTLEGRPSAANFDISPVLQDWVTATDVRVVFNRLHMVSEGDEVDSKKQAAPGAQHYAVSDFAVGGRCKCNGHASRCVPLKGEAAGGVTQLTCECKHNTAGRDCERCKPFHFDRPWGRATARDANECKECNCNGHARRCRFNMELYKLSGRASGGVCLKCRHYTAGRHCHYCREGYYRDPTKPITHKKACKPCDCHPVGASGKTCNQTSGQCPCKDGVTGTTCNRCAKGYQQSRSHIAPCIRIPRVVTAVQAMEAVDGDPGRATEQCGRCRAAARTLNLNKFCSRDYVIMGKVVGREASAAGDQWVRLALSVQAVYKRAPRSRLRRGGTALHVRAADLACKCPKIKINKSYLILGVEKEGVSSGLPGLTVGERTLLLEWRDDWHRRIRRLQRRAINCH